One Beggiatoa leptomitoformis DNA segment encodes these proteins:
- the hemF gene encoding oxygen-dependent coproporphyrinogen oxidase, whose product MSTINHEGVKRYLLTLQEKISHTLAQLDGEKTFCEEVWQRDEGGGGRSRVLTEGRLFEQAGINFSHVYGAQLPASATAHRPELAGCHFQAMGVSLVIHPRNPHIPTSHANVRFFIAEKPDHPPIWWFGGGFDLTPYYPVLQDVIHWHTTAKSACDPFGASVYPRFKRWCDSYFFLKHRHEPRGVGGLFFDDLNEWDFSTCFAFMQSIGDHYLPAYLPIVEAHQFQAYSEKERDFQLYRRGRYVEFNLVYDRGTLFGLQSGGRTESILMSLPPLVKWRYNWQPEAGSAEAELYEKFLIARDWI is encoded by the coding sequence ATGTCAACCATTAATCATGAAGGCGTTAAACGTTATTTACTCACTTTACAAGAAAAAATCAGCCACACATTGGCGCAATTAGACGGTGAAAAAACATTCTGTGAGGAAGTGTGGCAACGTGATGAGGGCGGGGGAGGACGTTCACGGGTTTTAACGGAAGGCAGATTATTTGAACAAGCAGGGATTAATTTTTCCCATGTTTATGGTGCGCAATTGCCTGCCTCAGCAACAGCACACCGTCCAGAATTAGCAGGTTGTCATTTTCAAGCAATGGGTGTGTCGTTGGTAATTCATCCACGTAATCCACATATTCCAACGTCTCATGCAAATGTGCGTTTTTTTATAGCAGAAAAACCCGACCATCCGCCGATTTGGTGGTTTGGGGGGGGATTTGATTTAACGCCATATTATCCTGTATTACAAGATGTTATTCATTGGCATACAACAGCAAAGTCGGCTTGTGACCCTTTTGGGGCTAGCGTTTATCCCCGCTTTAAACGTTGGTGTGATAGCTATTTTTTCCTTAAACATCGTCATGAACCGCGCGGTGTGGGGGGATTATTTTTTGACGATTTAAACGAATGGGATTTTTCCACCTGTTTTGCGTTTATGCAGTCCATAGGCGACCATTATTTACCCGCTTATTTACCTATTGTTGAAGCACATCAATTTCAAGCCTATTCTGAAAAAGAACGGGATTTTCAACTCTATAGACGTGGAAGGTATGTAGAGTTTAATTTAGTTTATGATCGTGGAACGCTTTTTGGTCTGCAATCTGGCGGACGAACAGAATCAATTTTGATGTCTCTTCCCCCTTTAGTAAAATGGCGATACAACTGGCAACCAGAAGCAGGGTCGGCAGAGGCTGAATTATATGAAAAATTTCTCATTGCGCGCGATTGGATTTAA
- the rsxC gene encoding electron transport complex subunit RsxC — MKLFRFSGGIHPEGRKHATTDKPIQKMPMPHRLYVPLQQHVGAPAEPQVKVGEHVLKGQLLAHSQGMISAPVHSPTSGIIVEIGDFTAPHPSGLPVRTIIIESDGEDRWMTDLHPAEDPLRMPPDEVAARVGMAGIVGMGGATFPASVKLKQSLKNKVHTFIVNGSECEPYLTCDDRLMQERAEQLIDGTRIVLHAAQVAQAYIAVEDNKPAAIEALTKACRHITTIKVVAVPSLYPMGSAQHLIKTVTGQEVPADGRSSDIGLLVHNVGTVYAIHRALRHGEPLISRVITVGGGAVTEPINVEVPIGALVSDVLAFCGGLKQSPARLLVGGPMMGQILPTTATPVVKGTNGIVALTAEEITQEQTMPCIRCGSCVTACPCGLLPLQMAAFSKAGNFDKVDELGLVDCISCGSCSYVCPSHIPLVHYFNYAKGELLARELQKHKAQEHRRLVDQRKERLDREIAAKAAAAAKRKADAEKKKKVVTEA, encoded by the coding sequence ATGAAGTTATTTCGTTTTAGTGGTGGTATTCATCCAGAGGGACGTAAACACGCCACCACGGATAAACCAATTCAAAAAATGCCCATGCCTCATCGGCTTTATGTCCCCTTACAACAACATGTTGGCGCACCCGCAGAACCACAGGTAAAAGTCGGCGAACATGTCCTAAAAGGACAACTGCTGGCACATAGTCAAGGGATGATTTCAGCCCCTGTACATTCTCCAACCTCTGGAATTATCGTAGAAATTGGCGATTTTACCGCACCTCATCCATCAGGATTACCTGTTAGAACTATCATTATCGAATCGGATGGTGAAGACCGTTGGATGACAGATTTACACCCAGCAGAAGACCCTTTACGAATGCCGCCTGATGAAGTGGCCGCACGTGTTGGAATGGCGGGCATTGTTGGAATGGGAGGGGCGACCTTCCCCGCATCAGTTAAGCTCAAACAAAGCCTGAAAAATAAAGTACATACTTTTATTGTGAATGGAAGCGAGTGTGAGCCTTATCTGACTTGTGACGACCGTCTAATGCAGGAGCGAGCAGAACAACTGATTGATGGCACAAGAATTGTGCTACATGCAGCACAAGTTGCACAAGCCTATATAGCGGTTGAAGACAATAAGCCTGCCGCGATTGAGGCATTAACAAAAGCATGTCGTCATATTACAACGATTAAAGTCGTTGCCGTGCCGTCATTGTATCCAATGGGGTCAGCACAGCATTTAATTAAAACCGTTACAGGACAAGAAGTTCCCGCAGATGGGCGCAGTTCAGACATTGGCTTACTGGTGCATAACGTCGGTACAGTTTATGCCATTCATCGCGCCTTGCGTCATGGAGAACCCTTGATTTCGCGGGTTATTACCGTTGGCGGTGGCGCGGTAACAGAACCTATCAATGTAGAAGTCCCTATCGGTGCGTTAGTATCTGATGTATTAGCATTTTGTGGTGGTTTAAAACAATCACCTGCGCGTTTATTGGTAGGTGGCCCGATGATGGGGCAGATTTTACCAACAACCGCAACGCCTGTTGTTAAAGGCACTAATGGCATTGTGGCATTAACGGCTGAAGAAATTACCCAAGAACAAACCATGCCTTGTATCCGTTGTGGTAGTTGTGTAACCGCATGTCCTTGTGGTTTACTGCCTTTACAGATGGCTGCATTTTCTAAAGCAGGCAATTTTGATAAGGTTGATGAGTTGGGCTTAGTTGATTGTATTAGTTGCGGTAGTTGCTCTTATGTTTGCCCGTCACATATTCCCTTAGTGCATTATTTTAATTATGCAAAAGGCGAATTATTAGCCCGCGAATTGCAAAAGCACAAGGCGCAAGAACATCGTCGTTTAGTTGATCAGCGTAAAGAGCGTTTAGACAGAGAAATTGCCGCAAAAGCCGCTGCGGCTGCTAAACGTAAAGCAGATGCAGAGAAGAAAAAGAAAGTCGTAACAGAAGCCTAA